Proteins found in one Paenibacillus dendritiformis genomic segment:
- a CDS encoding serine/threonine protein kinase, translated as MEESTGTAPDIGRGMQARTAERGNQVAQTVNESALKRNTRLQNKYRIGKVMSSGELSIVYKARHIESGSWCVIKEFFPQALARRDRDRRSVRCRVPGARAQFEEQRDIFAKEGPLLERLSHPCIVDYVDQFEEGGTVYLVTAYCPGMTLAQYIREGQAPSQARFYKETMLPIIDALEYIHRQGLIHRDIKPGNIIIDREGRPKLIDFGSAVHYEAGGRQPIFTTAGYSALELYSETARQDPTADIYSLAATLYFCLCGQPPLDVTQRLFRDQVEPIRQRSRGTTPLLARVVTKGLAINARKRPASLNPFRIALYAEHLKWALKERLQGQRLPDQAADQESMSRGGS; from the coding sequence ATGGAGGAAAGTACAGGCACAGCGCCGGATATTGGCAGGGGCATGCAGGCGCGGACGGCGGAGCGGGGGAATCAGGTGGCACAGACGGTCAACGAGTCGGCCTTGAAGCGGAATACGAGGCTGCAGAACAAGTATCGGATAGGAAAAGTGATGTCGAGCGGCGAGCTGTCCATCGTCTATAAAGCGAGACATATCGAGAGCGGGTCATGGTGCGTGATCAAGGAATTTTTCCCGCAAGCCTTGGCACGCCGGGATCGGGATCGGCGCTCCGTTCGCTGCCGTGTGCCTGGAGCGAGGGCGCAATTCGAGGAGCAGCGGGATATCTTCGCGAAGGAAGGGCCGCTGCTGGAGCGGTTGAGTCATCCGTGCATCGTCGATTATGTCGATCAATTCGAAGAGGGCGGAACAGTCTACCTCGTAACGGCCTATTGCCCGGGCATGACGCTTGCACAATATATTCGAGAAGGCCAGGCGCCGTCCCAGGCCCGCTTCTACAAGGAGACGATGCTGCCGATCATTGATGCGCTGGAATATATACATAGACAGGGCCTGATTCACCGGGATATCAAGCCGGGGAATATCATTATCGATCGGGAAGGAAGACCGAAGCTGATCGATTTCGGATCGGCGGTGCATTATGAAGCGGGCGGGAGGCAGCCGATCTTCACGACGGCGGGCTATTCGGCGCTGGAGCTGTATTCCGAGACAGCGCGGCAGGATCCGACTGCCGATATATACAGCCTGGCGGCGACGCTGTACTTCTGCTTGTGCGGCCAGCCGCCGCTGGATGTGACTCAGCGGCTGTTCCGGGATCAGGTTGAGCCGATCCGGCAGCGGAGCCGGGGCACGACCCCTCTGCTGGCCCGGGTCGTTACGAAGGGATTGGCCATCAACGCCCGCAAGCGCCCGGCCTCGCTGAATCCGTTCCGGATCGCGCTCTATGCGGAGCATCTCAAATGGGCGCTGAAGGAGAGGCTGCAAGGTCAACGCCTACCGGATCAGGCGGCGGACCAAGAGTCGATGTCCCGGGGCGGGAGCTAG
- a CDS encoding MASE4 domain-containing protein, whose protein sequence is MLRMRDPLTSLINIPATAVQRKTALSISIGVFAVSLLISPYVDMPLPEVRPFLPIFIAWIVFGNLMTAYLLYVQFRATGYKPILLLAAAFLFAGLITIPYLLTFPGIFSATGLLHAGPQTSVWFWVIWHAGFPLGIILYTYSLRKWKSAQTERREKATVAAIFGAVVLLTAVLAYLLGQFRDELPVVIEQNHYRLVISSGIGPVLWLLNLLALVYLYIATRAQSLLHLWLTMSAFMFWMDINLTLFAGERYSIGWYAARINSFISSTALLTVFFHELNQLYVRLIHSQTALKQSQERVETILDSITDAFLAVNQKWEYTYMNKEAEKYTGLDFEAVKGRSIWTVNPLLLKSKMYAMSHQVMERGEPAELTEYDKQQERWLEFRIFPTGQGVSVYFRDVTDRIAAEGKLKEANKKLQMANRLLTDFSYTDGLTGVYNRRYFDLMLQQEWERMKQENRPLSLILLDIDDFKRYNDTYGHLAGDECLRQVAQAVKAAVTQPLSIAARYGGEEFAVLLPHTPAMNATIAAEAIRLQVESLTIRHEASEVSHFVTCSLGAATWIPGQQEHCPDPQALVQMADRGLYAAKRDGRNRVRMQGNGPPG, encoded by the coding sequence ATGCTGCGCATGCGTGACCCGTTAACGAGTCTGATTAACATTCCGGCAACAGCGGTGCAGAGAAAGACCGCCCTGTCTATCAGTATCGGGGTGTTCGCCGTCTCGCTGCTGATCAGCCCCTATGTCGACATGCCGCTGCCCGAGGTCCGGCCGTTCCTTCCCATTTTTATTGCCTGGATTGTGTTCGGGAATTTAATGACGGCTTACTTGCTGTATGTCCAGTTCCGGGCGACGGGGTATAAGCCGATTCTTCTGCTCGCGGCTGCCTTTTTGTTCGCCGGCTTGATTACGATCCCGTATCTGCTGACCTTTCCGGGCATTTTCTCCGCTACGGGTCTGCTGCATGCAGGACCTCAGACATCGGTCTGGTTCTGGGTGATCTGGCATGCCGGCTTTCCGCTGGGCATTATTCTGTACACCTATAGTCTCCGGAAATGGAAATCGGCCCAGACCGAGCGCAGGGAGAAGGCGACGGTCGCAGCCATCTTCGGTGCTGTGGTGCTGCTTACTGCGGTTCTGGCGTACCTGCTTGGGCAGTTCCGGGACGAGCTGCCGGTTGTTATCGAACAGAATCATTACCGCCTGGTGATAAGCTCGGGAATCGGCCCCGTGCTGTGGCTTCTCAATCTTCTTGCCCTCGTCTATCTGTATATCGCCACGCGCGCGCAGAGCTTGCTGCATCTGTGGCTGACGATGTCCGCGTTTATGTTCTGGATGGACATTAATCTGACGCTGTTCGCCGGAGAGCGGTACAGCATCGGCTGGTATGCCGCCCGCATCAATTCCTTCATCTCCTCGACGGCGCTGCTGACCGTGTTCTTCCACGAGCTGAACCAGCTGTATGTCCGGCTGATTCATTCGCAGACGGCGCTGAAGCAGTCGCAGGAGCGGGTGGAGACGATATTGGACAGCATTACGGATGCCTTTTTGGCCGTGAATCAGAAATGGGAATATACGTATATGAACAAGGAAGCGGAGAAATATACCGGTCTTGACTTCGAGGCGGTCAAGGGCCGCTCGATCTGGACCGTCAACCCTCTCTTGTTGAAGAGCAAGATGTATGCGATGTCGCATCAGGTGATGGAGCGGGGCGAGCCGGCGGAACTCACGGAGTATGACAAGCAGCAGGAGCGCTGGCTGGAGTTTCGGATTTTCCCGACGGGGCAGGGCGTGTCGGTCTATTTCCGCGACGTGACTGACCGCATCGCCGCCGAGGGAAAGTTGAAGGAAGCGAACAAGAAGCTTCAAATGGCGAATCGGCTGCTGACCGATTTCTCCTACACCGATGGCTTGACGGGCGTGTACAACCGCCGCTATTTCGACTTGATGCTGCAGCAGGAATGGGAGCGGATGAAGCAGGAGAACCGTCCGCTGTCGCTCATCCTGCTCGATATCGACGATTTCAAGCGATATAACGACACATACGGGCATCTGGCGGGGGACGAATGTCTCCGGCAGGTGGCCCAGGCGGTCAAGGCCGCGGTCACCCAGCCGCTGTCCATCGCGGCCCGGTATGGCGGCGAAGAATTCGCCGTCCTTCTGCCGCATACCCCGGCTATGAATGCGACCATTGCCGCTGAGGCGATCCGGCTGCAGGTGGAGTCGTTGACCATTCGTCATGAGGCGTCCGAGGTGAGCCATTTTGTGACCTGCAGTCTCGGGGCGGCCACCTGGATCCCGGGACAGCAAGAGCATTGTCCTGATCCGCAAGCCCTCGTGCAGATGGCGGATCGGGGATTGTATGCGGCGAAGAGGGACGGGCGTAACCGCGTGAGGATGCAGGGGAACGGCCCGCCAGGATGA
- a CDS encoding DEAD/DEAH box helicase, protein MGIRQEWANRLTKQGITAPTPIQMQAIPAALAGRDAVLQAQTGTGKTLAFLLPILQRIDPGQPHAQALIVAPTRELALQITAEAKKLTDSAPDGSGGIHVLAAYGGQDVEKQIRKLQGACQLVIGTPGRLTDHLRRGTFDGSGIRILVLDEADQMLHMGFLPEVEDVIAHTPSSRQTLLCSATMPEPVRALAARFMRSPLDIRVEAEQVTVKDIRQLVVETTDRAKQETLFRLLDEHRPYQAVIFCRTKRRAQTLYEALKAKGYDADELHGDLTQAVREQVMKRFRRANVQLLVATDLAARGLDVEGITHVFNYDIPHDAESYIHRIGRTGRAGGAGWAITLAAPRDESYLALIEQVIRMKLHRQSRGGPSGGRSENERGESGRGAARRGSERGIGARRAADAGPERRRAGGGTGGRPGARRGQEEGRGERTQRPNPARAGAGAERPADRRRKADGRAQAERGKGGRGAAQAARRGHAPVTAGGGKRGSSAAGQRSGRKAAPGPGKKGKAPRRRK, encoded by the coding sequence TTGGGCATTCGCCAAGAGTGGGCGAATCGATTAACGAAGCAAGGCATTACGGCGCCGACGCCGATTCAGATGCAAGCGATCCCTGCCGCGCTGGCTGGCCGGGATGCCGTGCTGCAAGCACAGACCGGAACGGGGAAAACGCTGGCGTTCCTGCTCCCGATCCTGCAGCGGATCGATCCGGGGCAGCCCCATGCGCAGGCGCTTATCGTCGCGCCGACGCGCGAGCTGGCCCTGCAGATTACGGCAGAGGCGAAGAAGCTGACGGACTCCGCCCCGGATGGAAGCGGAGGTATTCATGTGCTGGCCGCTTACGGAGGCCAGGATGTGGAGAAGCAGATCCGCAAGCTGCAGGGAGCATGCCAGTTGGTTATCGGCACGCCGGGCCGCTTGACCGATCATCTGCGCCGGGGCACCTTCGACGGCTCCGGCATCCGTATTCTCGTGCTGGATGAGGCCGATCAGATGCTGCATATGGGCTTCCTTCCCGAAGTGGAGGACGTCATCGCGCACACGCCGTCCAGCCGGCAGACGCTGCTCTGCTCGGCGACGATGCCGGAGCCGGTCCGCGCGCTCGCTGCGCGCTTCATGCGGTCGCCGCTTGATATAAGGGTGGAGGCGGAGCAGGTGACGGTGAAGGACATTCGCCAGCTCGTCGTAGAGACGACGGATCGGGCGAAGCAGGAAACGCTGTTCCGCCTCCTCGACGAGCATCGGCCTTATCAGGCCGTCATCTTCTGCCGCACGAAGCGGCGGGCCCAGACGCTGTATGAGGCATTGAAGGCGAAGGGATACGATGCGGACGAACTGCACGGCGATCTGACCCAGGCGGTGCGGGAGCAGGTGATGAAGCGGTTCCGGCGGGCGAATGTGCAGCTGCTGGTGGCGACCGATCTGGCCGCACGCGGACTGGACGTGGAAGGAATTACGCATGTGTTCAATTATGATATTCCGCATGATGCGGAGAGCTATATTCATCGGATCGGCCGGACGGGCCGTGCGGGCGGAGCCGGATGGGCCATTACGCTGGCCGCGCCTCGGGATGAGAGTTATCTCGCTCTCATCGAGCAGGTCATCCGTATGAAGCTGCACCGGCAGAGCCGAGGCGGCCCGTCCGGCGGGCGCAGCGAGAACGAGCGCGGCGAGAGCGGACGCGGAGCCGCACGGCGCGGAAGCGAACGGGGCATCGGTGCACGCCGCGCGGCAGATGCGGGGCCGGAACGCCGCAGAGCCGGTGGCGGCACGGGCGGCCGACCTGGAGCGCGCCGCGGCCAGGAGGAAGGCCGCGGCGAACGAACGCAGCGGCCGAACCCGGCCCGCGCGGGAGCCGGCGCAGAGCGTCCGGCAGACCGTCGGCGGAAGGCCGACGGCCGGGCGCAAGCCGAGCGGGGCAAGGGCGGCCGTGGGGCGGCCCAGGCTGCCCGCCGCGGCCATGCGCCGGTCACCGCGGGCGGGGGGAAGCGGGGTTCGTCCGCGGCTGGACAACGCTCCGGGCGGAAGGCCGCGCCAGGACCGGGCAAGAAGGGGAAAGCGCCGCGCAGACGGAAGTAA
- a CDS encoding YwbE family protein, whose product MEQSGQQRASIRPGLEVDIVLKQDQRTGKTTRGVVKDILTNSAYHPHGIKVRLQDGQVGRVKRIIESGDSAQ is encoded by the coding sequence ATGGAGCAGAGCGGTCAGCAGCGGGCGAGCATCCGCCCCGGCCTCGAGGTGGATATTGTCCTGAAGCAGGATCAGCGCACCGGCAAGACAACCCGGGGCGTCGTCAAAGATATTCTTACGAATTCGGCCTATCATCCGCATGGCATCAAGGTTCGCCTGCAGGACGGGCAGGTCGGCCGGGTGAAGCGGATTATCGAATCCGGCGATTCGGCACAGTGA
- a CDS encoding class I SAM-dependent methyltransferase, translating into MLEWTGERIIPKLMKPTNGMLLEHIARYYFATPYARGRVLDIACGTGYGSHLVAKERKREVAEIVAVDNDLPTLQYARREYHHQKVTHVEGDATDPELPGKLGTFDTILSFETVEHVADDRQLMDNLYRMLNPGGVLVLSSPFGRGRGMPTNEPFHVHQLTPEQFAELFTRFAETDIYYQRGVTFEKPREGVRYFIGVAVCRK; encoded by the coding sequence ATGCTGGAATGGACGGGGGAGCGGATTATCCCCAAGCTGATGAAGCCGACGAACGGGATGCTGCTGGAGCATATCGCCCGCTATTATTTCGCGACGCCGTATGCCCGGGGCAGGGTGCTCGATATCGCTTGCGGGACCGGGTACGGTTCCCATCTGGTCGCGAAGGAGCGCAAGCGGGAGGTGGCGGAGATTGTCGCCGTCGACAATGACCTTCCGACCTTGCAATATGCACGGCGGGAGTACCATCATCAGAAGGTGACGCACGTCGAAGGGGATGCGACAGACCCGGAGCTGCCCGGCAAGCTGGGCACCTTCGATACGATATTGAGCTTCGAGACAGTGGAGCATGTGGCCGACGATCGGCAATTGATGGACAACCTGTACCGGATGCTCAATCCGGGCGGCGTCCTGGTGCTGTCGAGTCCGTTCGGCAGGGGGAGAGGAATGCCGACGAACGAGCCGTTCCATGTGCATCAGCTGACGCCGGAGCAATTCGCGGAGCTGTTCACCCGGTTCGCGGAGACGGATATTTACTATCAGCGCGGCGTCACGTTCGAGAAGCCGCGGGAAGGGGTGCGGTATTTCATCGGTGTCGCCGTGTGCCGCAAGTAG
- a CDS encoding lipase family protein gives MAKGNHISDKDYVRMSGSAYDDLPPGRYDGAAGSWNVIEPKGAKLHDSYSGFDAAVFRNKDTNQIVVAFRGTEPTGGLSRTVPDVLTDYHDIVKGRFKELEETYSSPVKTAVAYLNPFRNAGSEHIQYSTNQFRRADQLVEALKEKYPNAEISLTGHSLGGALAQYAAAKHQVEAVTYSAPSVMNLLPEDLAKQAKQGGFDDLITNYVNPKDAIGAGALSEYERHVGSTYYINDDYAAANQEYEGAIGAARRLKETPFGVNHHSMKHYKFDEDGNISNELVNRLTGERLNASPRLPLIDRLAPDALPALFASAMGHPLFAPLQASGLPGGSGGGLLQLRPQELMQVARTLQGHVEQFHHEAGAALCTIAQLLHTSQSRRLTAITEAASQDLRSTKEWYAAATRDMAEYIGRKAEEFHQADTGLA, from the coding sequence ATGGCGAAAGGAAACCATATTTCTGACAAGGATTATGTACGCATGTCCGGCTCCGCCTATGATGACCTTCCCCCAGGCCGCTACGACGGAGCCGCAGGATCGTGGAATGTCATCGAGCCGAAGGGCGCCAAGCTTCATGACTCCTACTCCGGATTCGATGCGGCCGTCTTCCGGAACAAGGATACGAATCAGATTGTGGTCGCCTTCCGCGGGACGGAACCGACGGGCGGATTATCGCGCACCGTTCCCGACGTGCTGACGGATTATCACGATATCGTCAAGGGGCGCTTCAAGGAGCTGGAGGAGACGTACAGCTCTCCCGTCAAGACGGCCGTGGCGTATTTGAACCCGTTCCGGAACGCGGGGTCGGAGCATATTCAATACAGCACGAATCAGTTCCGGCGGGCGGATCAGCTGGTTGAGGCGCTGAAGGAGAAGTATCCGAATGCGGAGATCTCCCTGACCGGCCATTCGCTGGGCGGAGCGCTGGCCCAGTACGCGGCAGCCAAGCATCAGGTCGAAGCTGTCACCTACAGCGCGCCGTCGGTCATGAACCTGCTGCCGGAAGATTTGGCGAAGCAGGCCAAGCAAGGGGGATTCGACGATCTGATTACGAATTACGTCAACCCGAAGGATGCGATCGGAGCGGGAGCGCTCAGCGAGTACGAACGGCATGTCGGCTCCACCTACTATATCAACGATGACTACGCCGCCGCCAACCAGGAATATGAAGGGGCGATCGGTGCGGCCCGGCGTCTGAAGGAAACGCCCTTCGGCGTAAATCATCACTCCATGAAGCACTATAAATTCGACGAGGACGGCAATATCAGCAATGAACTGGTGAACCGGCTGACAGGGGAGCGGCTGAATGCTTCGCCTCGTCTTCCGCTGATTGATCGTCTCGCCCCGGATGCGCTGCCTGCCCTGTTCGCGAGCGCGATGGGCCATCCGCTCTTCGCTCCCCTCCAGGCGTCCGGCCTGCCCGGCGGATCGGGAGGCGGGCTATTGCAGCTGCGGCCGCAGGAGCTGATGCAGGTCGCCCGCACGCTGCAGGGCCATGTGGAGCAGTTCCATCATGAAGCGGGGGCGGCGCTCTGCACGATTGCGCAGCTGCTGCATACGAGCCAGAGCCGGCGGCTCACGGCCATTACGGAGGCCGCCAGCCAGGATCTGCGCAGCACGAAGGAATGGTACGCCGCAGCGACCCGCGATATGGCGGAATATATTGGGCGCAAGGCGGAGGAGTTCCATCAGGCCGATACCGGCCTGGCGTAA
- a CDS encoding TVP38/TMEM64 family protein: MLEWLERTYHYLSQLDMEQIQALLEKYSSLGPIPGIALPMVEALLPFLPLFIIVAGNASAYGLWLGFIYSWIGTVAGALLVFLAARRFGGRFSTYLSAKYPKAEHFFSWIERKGFTPLFLLYCFPFTPSFFVNIASGVSNVPKRIFVAAVVLGKGVMVFMMSFVGHDWQGFISHPWRLLVAAAGLFLLWLLGKKVEKRYQIQ, encoded by the coding sequence ATGCTGGAATGGTTGGAACGTACCTATCACTATTTGTCACAGCTTGATATGGAGCAGATTCAAGCCTTGCTGGAGAAATATTCTTCGCTCGGCCCCATCCCGGGCATCGCCCTGCCAATGGTAGAGGCACTGCTGCCCTTCTTGCCGCTGTTCATCATCGTCGCGGGCAATGCATCCGCATACGGCTTGTGGCTCGGCTTTATCTATTCATGGATCGGTACGGTCGCGGGGGCGCTGCTCGTCTTCCTGGCCGCGCGCCGGTTCGGGGGGAGATTCAGCACCTATTTGTCAGCGAAATACCCGAAGGCGGAGCATTTCTTCTCCTGGATTGAACGCAAAGGCTTTACGCCGCTGTTCCTGTTGTACTGCTTTCCGTTCACCCCTTCCTTCTTCGTCAATATCGCCTCGGGCGTAAGCAATGTGCCGAAGCGGATATTTGTCGCCGCCGTCGTGCTGGGCAAAGGGGTTATGGTATTCATGATGTCCTTCGTCGGCCATGATTGGCAGGGCTTCATCTCTCATCCGTGGCGTCTGCTCGTGGCGGCAGCGGGATTGTTCCTGCTGTGGTTGCTTGGCAAAAAGGTCGAAAAGCGCTATCAAATCCAATAA
- a CDS encoding GMC oxidoreductase, which translates to MYYDVLIVGSGAGGGATLYRLCELWRNQGARRIGILEKGDKLLHSHALNVPTMNVDRMRDQLWPDNSTHIGARLPSFSGARLTFALGGRTLFWNAACPRPAEFQLQYWPISTEELDVYFRLAERVLHCTSAYADGSSMQEVLMNRLHAHGILEATNMPLAIDMSGSHMGQIHSNAWFSSIHFLAYALNDKPFDLALNAYTTSVVVENGRAAGVTVASPDKRKHVIRAKNVVVSASTLETPRILLNSGIQGPAIGRYLTNHSFVLGTGKISRREFTENIGNLAILKRETRHSPYQIQILGPNQFFSYQQFEDKVLPDQVSIVYAAFGLVQSRPENRVYLDPNQRDEYGVPLNQVEFSYSSTDQRVIQQMRDGIIQSANAMGVTLDGEPALLPPGSDVHESCTCRMGTDPATSATNPYGQVHGVPGLYVADNSTIPLLAAANPTNATVALAMRLADHIVRTSR; encoded by the coding sequence ATGTATTATGACGTTCTGATTGTCGGCAGCGGCGCCGGCGGAGGAGCGACGCTTTACCGGTTATGCGAATTATGGAGGAATCAAGGGGCAAGGCGCATCGGTATCCTCGAAAAAGGAGATAAATTGCTTCATTCCCACGCATTAAATGTACCAACCATGAATGTCGACCGCATGCGCGATCAATTGTGGCCTGATAATTCCACGCATATCGGAGCGCGGCTTCCCAGCTTTTCCGGTGCCAGGCTAACGTTTGCTCTTGGGGGCAGGACATTGTTCTGGAATGCGGCATGCCCTCGGCCGGCGGAATTCCAGCTCCAATATTGGCCTATCAGCACGGAAGAATTGGATGTATATTTCCGGCTTGCCGAGCGCGTGCTGCATTGTACGTCAGCCTATGCCGACGGTTCATCCATGCAGGAGGTGTTGATGAACCGGCTTCATGCGCATGGCATACTGGAAGCGACCAATATGCCGCTTGCCATTGATATGAGCGGTTCTCATATGGGGCAGATTCATTCCAACGCTTGGTTCAGCTCCATTCATTTTCTCGCGTATGCCCTTAACGACAAGCCATTCGATCTTGCCTTAAATGCCTATACGACGAGCGTCGTGGTTGAAAACGGAAGGGCCGCCGGCGTTACTGTCGCGTCCCCGGATAAAAGAAAGCATGTCATTCGCGCAAAAAACGTGGTCGTGTCCGCCAGTACGTTGGAAACGCCCCGCATATTGCTCAATTCGGGCATCCAGGGACCGGCAATCGGGCGTTATTTGACCAATCATTCCTTTGTATTGGGAACCGGTAAAATAAGCCGCCGGGAGTTTACAGAAAACATCGGCAACCTTGCGATTTTGAAGCGTGAAACGAGGCATTCTCCCTATCAAATTCAAATCTTGGGACCGAACCAATTTTTCTCATACCAGCAATTCGAGGACAAGGTGCTCCCTGATCAAGTGAGTATAGTATATGCCGCTTTCGGGCTGGTACAGTCGCGGCCGGAGAACAGAGTGTACCTGGATCCGAATCAGCGGGACGAGTACGGAGTGCCTTTGAACCAAGTGGAGTTCAGCTACAGCAGCACAGATCAGCGAGTGATTCAACAAATGCGCGACGGGATTATTCAATCCGCCAATGCAATGGGAGTCACATTGGACGGGGAGCCGGCCTTATTGCCGCCGGGAAGCGATGTGCATGAATCCTGCACATGCCGAATGGGAACGGATCCGGCAACCTCGGCCACCAACCCGTATGGGCAGGTTCACGGCGTTCCCGGCCTTTATGTGGCCGATAATAGCACCATACCGCTGCTTGCCGCTGCGAATCCGACCAATGCTACGGTCGCTTTGGCGATGCGATTGGCCGATCATATTGTCCGTACCAGCAGGTAG
- a CDS encoding flavin reductase family protein, whose amino-acid sequence MLTIYPETQTERENYKLLIGSIIPRPIAFITTLSRDGVLNAAPYSYFNIVSANPPMVSVSVQRKNGIYKDTSRNIIETGSFVVHISDEDYIEAINLTAANLPPEESEVSLAKLTSLPSKKIDVPGIAEAKIRMECTLEQSIALGGTPSSPACDLIIGRVACFHIAEELYENGRIDARQLKPVSRLAGHNYSKLGEIFTIERPE is encoded by the coding sequence ATGCTGACTATCTATCCGGAGACGCAAACAGAGCGGGAGAATTATAAGCTGCTCATCGGCAGCATTATTCCAAGGCCGATTGCGTTCATAACGACGCTGTCCAGGGATGGGGTGCTAAATGCAGCGCCGTACAGCTATTTCAATATCGTCTCGGCCAATCCTCCCATGGTATCCGTATCCGTTCAAAGAAAGAACGGCATATACAAAGATACTTCGAGAAACATTATAGAGACGGGATCGTTTGTTGTTCATATTTCGGATGAGGATTACATTGAAGCGATCAATCTGACGGCGGCCAATCTTCCGCCCGAAGAAAGCGAGGTAAGCTTGGCTAAGCTTACTTCGCTTCCAAGCAAGAAGATTGATGTGCCGGGCATAGCAGAAGCCAAAATCCGCATGGAATGTACGTTGGAGCAATCGATTGCGCTTGGGGGCACTCCTTCGTCCCCCGCATGCGATTTGATTATCGGAAGAGTTGCGTGCTTCCATATTGCGGAAGAACTGTACGAGAACGGCCGGATTGATGCACGCCAATTAAAGCCCGTAAGCCGACTCGCTGGCCACAACTATTCGAAGTTGGGCGAAATCTTCACGATTGAGCGACCTGAATAA
- a CDS encoding LacI family DNA-binding transcriptional regulator, with translation MATLKDIAEKAMVSVSTVSRVLNYDETLSVSEETRRRIFEVAEELEYTKHKRGARTEESAASPGESAAAATVGLLMTYPRSEELNDPYYLTMRLAIEAAAREYQVQWFAGFQDELELDSGAADGYIVIGPVRQEQVSRLAAVTPNLVFVEPVPWDNRFDIVIADLRDAMEQMLAYVHSLGHRDIAYIGGRDDDGYDGADRREEAYERWMQKRGWYDPHRVRIGRFSAEDGYRLTRQLIEAGVRFTAVLAANDSMAIGAVRALREAGLKVPADISVAGFNDITVAQFMTPSLTTVKLHSEFMGRTALELLLERIRTKRAISKKVIIPTELMIRESCAAVR, from the coding sequence ATGGCAACATTGAAGGATATCGCGGAGAAGGCGATGGTATCCGTCTCGACGGTATCCAGAGTATTGAATTACGATGAGACGCTCTCCGTGTCGGAGGAGACGCGGCGCCGCATCTTCGAAGTGGCGGAGGAGTTGGAATATACGAAGCACAAGCGGGGGGCGCGGACAGAGGAATCCGCCGCTTCGCCCGGGGAATCGGCCGCAGCTGCGACCGTCGGGCTGCTGATGACGTACCCGCGCAGCGAGGAATTGAACGATCCTTATTATTTGACGATGCGTCTGGCGATCGAGGCGGCGGCACGGGAGTATCAGGTGCAATGGTTCGCCGGCTTCCAGGACGAGCTGGAGCTGGACAGCGGCGCGGCTGACGGCTATATCGTCATCGGGCCGGTGCGGCAGGAGCAGGTGAGCCGGCTTGCGGCCGTCACGCCGAATCTCGTCTTCGTCGAGCCGGTGCCGTGGGACAACCGCTTCGATATCGTCATCGCGGATCTTCGCGATGCGATGGAGCAGATGTTGGCGTATGTGCACAGCCTGGGCCATCGGGATATCGCCTACATCGGCGGGCGGGACGACGACGGATATGACGGCGCGGATCGAAGGGAAGAAGCGTATGAGCGGTGGATGCAGAAGCGGGGATGGTATGACCCGCATCGGGTCCGCATCGGGCGCTTCTCCGCAGAAGACGGTTACCGGCTGACCCGCCAGCTGATCGAAGCGGGCGTTCGCTTCACGGCGGTGCTGGCCGCAAATGATTCGATGGCGATCGGCGCGGTGCGGGCGCTTCGGGAAGCGGGGCTGAAGGTGCCCGCCGATATCAGCGTCGCCGGCTTCAATGATATTACCGTCGCCCAGTTCATGACGCCATCCTTGACGACCGTGAAGCTCCACAGCGAATTCATGGGCCGCACGGCGCTGGAACTGCTGCTCGAGCGCATCCGGACGAAGCGCGCTATCAGCAAGAAGGTCATTATTCCGACGGAGCTGATGATACGGGAGAGCTGTGCGGCCGTCCGATAA